Within Topomyia yanbarensis strain Yona2022 chromosome 2, ASM3024719v1, whole genome shotgun sequence, the genomic segment TACCTGATGTTCAGTGAATGATGTTGCAGGCAAATTCAGAGTGAacagctgctagcggattgcaaaagtacccCATCATGCTGTGTGGGATCCTGTCCCGGTTGACAataaggcgaacgagatatttgcagatacgtcatttagtaggacaactgtcagtttgttggctgaatttaatttagtttttttttaatttataagtCAGACAAGAATAACTAAGGTTTAAAAATAATACCCACTATCAATACATATGGAAAACTggtacaacttttccaaattaaagattccTATTGCGAGTGTACCGCCTGATTTGGGTTAGCGATTGGCGAGATATATGCAATGAGCAGGGTAGTGCtgattgttgtttttatttcataTCTGCTGAGGTGTAATTTTTGCCCTTGGGAACTAACTTACAGACGTCAACAGTCTCGCTGGTGATGCGGTTTTGCTTCGATTAATTTCGTATTTacacttaaaatccattacctaccagtaggtaattttaatttgctgtccttatttcactgccggaaaacaagggagaaggaatgatttttttactcaaaattaatgggatgaagtttagtcggctttggggaatatttcattatttttgggtaaatttggactccctctctttcgtttttcgttggaggaCACAGGATGGACAGATTTAAGATAACCTACTGCTAGGTAATGCAAGTTTTCTGTGTATGCTTTCGGGTCAAAACCAGACAGGTACCGTCAAAACAATTCTTTGTCTGATTTTGTTGCTGCCAGTGGAATTTTCACGCTGGAATCGATGTGTTTGGTGCCTTCATTAACACTAGGAGAGGACTGATCACAATCACAAGTTACTCAGAGTTGCTCTATAAAACCCAGAATTACTCACTGTCTTTCTCGTTGGTATAATCAAATATATATTTGGTATAATCAACGACACGACGTACTACTTAATGAAAGACTCAGATAAAAAGGTGTCTGAGACATTTATCACATATTAACAATGCATTGAGTCACCCCTCGATAATCACGAAAAaattttaaggctcaagttacctcaaggcttggtagtatgcgtaagaaaaattgtgttcagctttgccaccagattatccatttaaaccttttcaaaactctaaaagaagaatatcagtcgatttattagatcatcacgattcaattcatgcaaaatacgtgctggaaaaaccatcggcttagctgattttttgtcacactaccacaccgagctggggtacgcaacacaactgcgcaatgaaaaaaccacagccactttttcaaaagcaccatccagctaagccaatggtttttccagcaggtattttgcatgatttgaatcatGGTGATCTaaaaaatcgactgatattcttcttttagagttttaaaaaggtttaaatggataacccggtggcaaagctgaacacaaattttcctacgcacactaccaagcgttcaattctaacacatgcttaaaaaaggtaacttgaaccttaacgcAGAAGTGCTTTGATTTTCGTTTCCTTGCAACCGAATAATGTggcgaaaaataaacaaaacttcAACGAGGCAAAATCCAGCTTACAATTCATATCACGAAAAAAGGTATTCAGAACACAAAAAATCCTTTCCCTTAAAATAATTAGgtttaatttcattttccagACAGTATAATCTTACATTAGGAGAGTgtaattataatgatttttttctctgTGTATTTACCAAAATCGATGAAACTGAGTAGTATAAATGTATTCGTGAGAGGCGTGTGAAACAGCgtgtgaaagaaaaaaataatgtgagcATTCCATTCCGTCAAAAATGACAAGATTCACCCAAATGGAAAGCAATGGCGAGCAGATAAAAACGTTTAGTTTTGGTAATAAAACCAGACAAAGCTCGTCGGAAACCAACGAAAAATTAGAAATACTAATTCCAGAGGTAAGTTTCATTGTTTACCAGTTCACTTGTGTGTATTCCAATGATTAATCACTAATCGCTGAATACATGTAACGTGTCGGATTATTGTCAGTTTATATTTTATTACCCGAAAATTTCAGCTTTTGCTTCCGGGTTACTCTTTCTACACCTGGCCATCAGCACAGATTTTGGCGTGGTTTCTGTGGCAAAGGCGACTGTCGCTACTGAACAAGCGAATCCTGGAGCTTGGAGCCGGAACATCTCTACCAGGTATAGTTGCAGCCAAGTGCGGTGCTCACGTAACACTAAGCGACTGTAGCACTTTACCAAAAACGCTGCAGCACATACAACGGTGTTGTCGATTGAACAATCTAATCCCAGGGAAAGATATTGAAGTAGTTGGATTGACCTGGGGTCTATTTTTGGATAGGATCTTTCAGCTGGGTTCTATCGATCTAATTATCGGTTCAGACGTTTTCTACGATCCATCCGTTTTCGAAGATATTTTGGTGACAGTGTCTTTTTTGCTGGAAGCCAACTCGACTGCCAAGTTTCTCTTCACATACCAGGAGCGAAGTGCGGATTGGTGTATTGAAACTCTTCTAAAGAAGTGGGGTCTTGCATGCAACGTAGTTAGTTTGGACAATTTAAGTGCCGACCTTGAAATTGAACCGCAAGAGTTGATGGGAAATCACACTATTCATTTATTGGAAGTGACTCGACGAACCTAACCAAGTGCATATATGTAAGATAGTTTGTAAGTTTAAAGTGATGTCTGCGCCCAGCGTGATTGCACGTGGAGTGCAAAAGCTGTTCGTTGGCAATTTGCCCTGGACGGTCAGTTCGAAGGAGTTGCAGGCGTATTTCTCGAAATTTGGCCACGTCCAATCAGCAAACGTTATTTACGATAAGTCGACCGGGTTGAGTCGTGGATTTGGGTTTATTGCCTTTAGCAATAATAGCGGTTACAGTAATGCCACCAACGAACCGTATCATTTGTTGGAGGGGCGCTTGCTACAAGTTCAAACGGCCGCCTCATAATTAGGCGATTTGTAATTGATTTACTCATTTTACACCGAAATGTACAATGCTTTGTTGTAGTAATGTAGAAATACAGTGACAGTGACCATTATGATTCGACTATTGATTTCGGTTATCACAATACCTTTTTCCCCGGAACCCACTTTTCAGAGGTAGTGCAAGTAGAATTGAGTGATAAAAGGCCACTattcgccgatgattataatttgcaaacaTGGGTCAAAATGATCCACAGAAGGGCATTCTCAGTTTTCTATCAGATGTTTCCACTACCTTTCAAACTTATTGTCTTCTATTCGTGATTATTTCCGCCATCTGCTTCATTTCCATCGATTCCTAACTCGTCATCGCACTCATCTTCagtaattttcttcttttttagcTTCTTCAGCGCCCGTATATCGTTTGCCAGCTCTTCCAATTCCTCTTGAGAAAATTTGGCCTTTTTCTTCCTAACCGGTGCCAACTCACCTGCATCTACTGCAGCTTTCCGTTTCTGTTTGCCCTCTCTCCGTTTCTTCCGCGTCTCTTTGCGCTCATCACGGGCCAGCTTTGCCAACTCCCAGGGAGTGGATTTCTGTTTCATCagtttcattttgtttttccatTCGCCCGTCTCCTGAAAGACCTTGAGCTTGTTCTCGTAGGATGCTTGCTTCTGCTTGTCTTTATAAATCAATTTAAATATGTCGACTGGTTCCGTCGGTCCACGGAAGGATTGTTTGAAATGTTCTTTCATTTCTGgcatttttggcaactgaagCAAACCATAGCTAGTAGCAACCTTACCTAGATCGAGATCTTTTACGCGCAGAATCAGGTTGCATTCATGTTTGCTGTATGCCTGCACATGGGATACGAAAGCTCGACTAGCCTTATCGTATACCCCTCGATCGTTCATCTGTAGTCGATGAAGGACTTTCAGCACTTTAACAAGATTTTTTTCACCAGCTTCAAGCGACACCTGCTTCAATGACACTTTTTGATTACGGGTGAGAAACTCCACGTAAGCATCCTCCGATGGTAGTAGCATAATCAGTGCATTTCCCTCGCTGCCTTGTCGAGCGGTCCGGCCAACTCGATGCACGAAAGCAGCTGCATTAGATGGAGGATCCCATTGGACAACCCAATCTATTTCAGGAATGTCCACACCGCGCGCCAGTAAATCCGTACAAAGCAACAGGGCACTGTCGGATTCTCTAAATTCCGTCAATATCCGATTTCGTTGGGATTTCATTTTCCCGTGAAGAGCTAATATTTTCATCGGTTGCAGTAGTTCCGCCAATGCAATTCCCCAGAACTCAACACAGGCACAAGTTGGAAAAAAGATCATAGCTTTGTTTACCTTTTGTTTTCTTATGAAGCTTAATAGAACAGCAAGTTTGTACTCTGGTTCT encodes:
- the LOC131684004 gene encoding histone-arginine methyltransferase METTL23 yields the protein MTRFTQMESNGEQIKTFSFGNKTRQSSSETNEKLEILIPELLLPGYSFYTWPSAQILAWFLWQRRLSLLNKRILELGAGTSLPGIVAAKCGAHVTLSDCSTLPKTLQHIQRCCRLNNLIPGKDIEVVGLTWGLFLDRIFQLGSIDLIIGSDVFYDPSVFEDILVTVSFLLEANSTAKFLFTYQERSADWCIETLLKKWGLACNVVSLDNLSADLEIEPQELMGNHTIHLLEVTRRT
- the LOC131684003 gene encoding probable ATP-dependent RNA helicase DDX55 homolog codes for the protein MTKPSSKWTDLPKALSTPVLEVIEKIGFCKMTPVQAATIPLLMSYKDVAAEAVTGSGKTLAFVIPLLELMLKRQRDSAWKKSEVGAIIVSPTRELAVQISNVLEDFLDHEQLNVFKQKLLIGGSSVDEDVDSIRKEGANILVATPGRLKDLLERKGDLNLPTKVKSLELLVLDEADRLLDLGFEATINTILGYLPRQRRTGLFSATQTKEVKDLMRAGLRNPVLVSVKEKATVSTPKLLQNYYVVVEPEYKLAVLLSFIRKQKVNKAMIFFPTCACVEFWGIALAELLQPMKILALHGKMKSQRNRILTEFRESDSALLLCTDLLARGVDIPEIDWVVQWDPPSNAAAFVHRVGRTARQGSEGNALIMLLPSEDAYVEFLTRNQKVSLKQVSLEAGEKNLVKVLKVLHRLQMNDRGVYDKASRAFVSHVQAYSKHECNLILRVKDLDLGKVATSYGLLQLPKMPEMKEHFKQSFRGPTEPVDIFKLIYKDKQKQASYENKLKVFQETGEWKNKMKLMKQKSTPWELAKLARDERKETRKKRREGKQKRKAAVDAGELAPVRKKKAKFSQEELEELANDIRALKKLKKKKITEDECDDELGIDGNEADGGNNHE